One region of Quercus lobata isolate SW786 chromosome 2, ValleyOak3.0 Primary Assembly, whole genome shotgun sequence genomic DNA includes:
- the LOC115957760 gene encoding uncharacterized protein LOC115957760, protein MNIIIWNCRGALKPNFQDHVRELVQYHNPVIFVVMETRLGGDRAKEIIDRLPFDGAICTDTIGYSGGLWLLWHSDRVEVSFLSKTEQEIHVSVKVRSLNLTWLFSAIYASPRLTERRILWNNLSVVAELQNLPWVMAGDFNEPLEDSDKLGGRAIGINRSLEFKECLDSCNMIDLGFSRPRYTWTNKRELTALIQERIDRFFVNPDWCSIFPEARVSHLTRCHSDHCPVQLCPKPISFTHLPRPFRFQTCWLSDPSFPRVVSQAWNQAQCLPEAIDKFGKDVQVWNKNHFGNVFGKKRRLLARLNGIQKAMSVRPSTSLLELEKSLLKNLDTILEQEHEIWALKSRVNWMIQGDRNTSFYHISTLVRRKRNCIEAIKN, encoded by the coding sequence atgaacATTATTATCTGGAACTGCAGGGGCGCTCTGAAGCCCAACTTTCAAGATCATGTGAGGGAATTAGTTCAGTATCACAATCCGGTAATCTTTGTGGTAATGGAGACACGTCTTGGCGGGGACCGTGCGAAGGAGATTATAGATAGACTTCCATTTGACGGAGCTATCTGCACTGACACTATTGGCTATTCTGGGGGGCTTTGGTTGCTGTGGCATTCGGATAGAGTGGAGGTGTCTTTCTTATCTAAAACGGAGCAAGAAATCCATGTCTCAGTTAAGGTGCGTTCTCTTAACCTTACCTGGTTATTTTCTGCaatttatgctagtcctagaCTCACCGAAAGACGTATATTGTGGAATAATCTCTCTGTTGTGGCCGAGCTTCAGAACCTACCGTGGGTTATGGCCGGGGATTTTAACGAACCCCTTGAGGATAGTGATAAACTTGGGGGCAGGGCAATAGGTATTAACCGCTCTTTGGAGTTTAAGGAGTGTCTTGATAGTTGTAATATGATCGATTTGGGTTTTTCGAGGCCCCGATATACTTGGACAAATAAGAGAGAGTTGACGGCCTTAATCCAGGAAAGAATTGATAGGTTCTTTGTAAATCCAGATTGGTGTTCTATTTTCCCGGAGGCGAGAGTTTCGCATTTAACTCGGTGCCATTCCGACCATTGTCCAGTGCAGCTTTGTCCAAAGCCTATATCTTTCACTCATCTTCCTCGCCCTTTTAGATTCCAAACTTGCTGGCTCTCAGACCCTTCTTTTCCCAGGGTAGTCTCCCAAGCTTGGAACCAAGCTCAATGTCTTCCCGAAGCCATTGACAAATTCGGGAAAGATGTTCAAGTTtggaataaaaatcattttgggAACGTCTTtggaaaaaagagaagacttCTGGCTAGACTTAATGGGATTCAAAAAGCCATGTCGGTTAGGCCATCTACATCTCTTTTAGAGCTGGAAAAGTCACTTCTTAAGAACCTTGACACAATCCTAGAGCAGGAACATGAGATTTGGGCGCTCAAATCCAGAGTGAACTGGATGATCCAGGGGGATAGGAATACTTCATTCTACCACATTTCAACTTTGGTTCGAAGGAAGAGGAATTGTATTGAAGCAATAAAAAACTAG